In the Agromyces flavus genome, TCCTCCGGCAGGGCGAGGCGTTCAGCCACGAGACGGCCGCCGCACTGCTGCGGCTTCCGCTTCCGCACGACTCGAGCACGGTGCACGTGCTCGCGCCGCCCGGCGCGACCCGGGCACGAGGGCGTGGAGTGGTCGGTCACGCCGCATCCGTCGCCCCGCCCGTCGTGCTGCACGACGGCCTGCCCGTCGTCGCCCCCGCGTACGTCTGGTGCCAGCTCGCGAACGGATCCTCGATGTACGACCTCGTCGCACTCGGCGACGCCGTCGTCACCGGGCTGCGCCGTGGCGAGATGCGCCTTCCCGCGCTCGCGTCGCTCGACGAACTGCGCGATGCCGCGAGGGGCTGGGGCAGCCGGCGAGGAGCGGTGACCATCGCTGAGGCGCTGCCGCGCATCCGCGTCGGGGCGGAGTCGCCCAAGGAGACCCACCTGCGACTGATGCTGGTCGATGCAGGGCTGCCCGAGCCGATGCCGAATCCGCCCGTTCGACTGCCGTCCGGCGCGACGGTGCACCCCGATCTAGCCGACCGCCGACGACGCATCGCCTTCGAGTACCTCGGCGATATCCACCGCACCGATCGGCGACGGTGGCAGGACGACCTGCGTCGGCGCCGTGAGCTCACGGCCGCCGGCTGGCACGTCGTGGAGGTCACGGCCGACGACCTCACCTGGAATCGAGAGGCCTTCATCGCGGGGGTTCGCGCGCTGCTCGGCGTCTCGGCGCAACCCTGAGGCCATGCGTCGATCGAGAGGTCCCGAATGGCGAGCCGAACCCGCCATCCGCGCCGCCTCGGGCCGGGCGGATGGCGCCGAACCTCGGACGGACGATTCGAGAAGTCGCGAATGCGCGGTGCGCCGCGCCATCCGCGACTTCTCGCGACGCAGCGGCGGCGACGAGGGGTGAGCCGAGCGCGCGCGACGACAGGTGAGCCGCGCGCGCGACGAGTGGTGAGGCGCGCGCGCGACGACATACGTGAGACGGGCTCGGAAGCCGAGTCCTAGACTGTCCTGCGGGCCACGACGGAGTCGTCCAGCACACCCCCATCACAGAGGAGTTCACTGTGGCATTCATCGAAGCTGTCGGCGCACGGGAGATCCTGGATTCGCGCGGCAATCCCACGGTCGAGGTCGAGGTCCTGCTCGACGACGGCACCGTCTCGCGGGCCGCGGTGCCCTCGGGTGCGTCGACCGGCGCGTTCGAGGCGTACGAGCTGCGCGACGGCGACAACGACCGCTACCTCGGCAAGGGCGTGCAGAAGGCCGTCGACGCCGTGCTCGACGAGCTCGGCCCGGCCATCGAGGACCTCGACGCGAGCGACCAGCGCGTCGTCGACGCGGCCCTGAAGGAGGCCGACGGCACCGACAACAAGGGCCGCCTCGGCGCCAACGCGATCCTCGGCGTGAGCCTCGCGGTCGCGAAGGCCGCCGCCGACTCGGCCGACCTGCCGCTGTTCCGCTACCTCGGCGGTCCGAACGCCCACGTCCTGCCCGTGCCGATGATGAACATCATCAACGGCGGCGCGCACGCCGACACCGGCGTCGACATCCAGGAGTTCATGGTGCTGCCGATCGGCGCCGAGACGTACTCCGAGGGCCTCCGCTGGGGCGTCGAGACCTACCACGCGCTGAAGAGCCTGCTGAAGTCGAAGGGGCTCTCGACCGGCCTCGGTGACGAGGGCGGCTTCGCACCCGACTTCGAGCACAACCGCGCGGCGCTCGACTTCATCGCCGAGGCGATCGGCAAGGCCGGCTTCACGCTCGGCACCGACATCGCCCTCGGCCTGGATGTCGCGGCTACCGAGTTCTTCGAGAACGGCGTCTACCGCTTCGAGGGCCAGGACCGCAGCGCGGCCGAGATGAACGCGTACTACGCCGAGCTCGCCGACGCGTACCCGCTCATCTCGATCGAGGACCCGCTGGCCGAGGACGACTGGGACGGCTGGGCCGAGCTCACCTCCACGCTCGGCTCCAAGCTGCAGCTCGTCGGCGACGACCTGTTCGTGACCAACCCGACTCGTCTCGCCGACGGCATCGGCCGCAAGGTGGGCAACTCGATCCTCGTGAAGGTCAACCAGATCGGCACGCTCACCGAGACGCTCGACGCCGTCAGCCTCGCGCAGCGCGCCGGCTACACCGCGGTGCTCTCCCACCGCTCGGGCGAGACCGAGGACACGACGATCGCCGACCTCGCGGTGGCGACCGACTGCGGCCAGATCAAGACGGGCGCGCCCGCCCGTTCCGAGCGGGTCGCCAAGTACAATCAGCTCCTGAGGATCGAAGAAGAGCTCGGTGAGGCCGCGGTGTACGCGGGTCGCACGGCGTTCCCGCGCTTCACGGCGTAACGAGTCCGAGAGACGCTCGACGGGGGCGGCCGACGGCCGCCCCCGTCGGTCATTCCCGGTGAGGTCGAGGAGGGGCGAAGGCGATGAACGCGGCACGTCGTCCCGCGCGCGGCAGCGCGAGCCCGACCGCGCCCGCCACCGCTTCCGCGCCCGCGCCGGCACGTCGGTCACGCCAGTCCGTCCGCCAGGTCGCCTCAGCCTGGCTCACCGGCATCCGCTTCTCGGGGTTCTCGATCATCATGATGGGCGTGCTCGTGCTCGCCGTGGTGGTGCTCGCGCCGAGCATCGCCGAGTACGCGGAGCAGCGGCAGCAGATCGCCGAGCTCAAGGCCGACGTCGCGCGTCAGGAGGCCGCGGTCGCCGAGCTCGCCGAGGAGCGCGAGCGCTGGAACGACGAGACCTTCATCGTCACGCAGGCGCGTGAGCGCCTCTACTACGTCCGCCCGGGCGAGGTGAGCTACCTCGTGATCGACGACCGCGCGCCGTCCGGCTCCAGCAGCGCCGACCGAGCCGTCTCCGCCGAGGTCACCGAGCTGCGCGGCGACTGGATGCAGACCCTCCTGCGATCGATGATGACGGCCGGGCTCGCCCCCGCCGCCGGCTCCGATCCATCGCCCGCACCGGCGCCCGAGCCCACCGACCAGTCCGCCGACGAGGGGAACTGATGACCCGCCCGCCGTTCCCCCCGGTCTCCGAGCGCGACCTCCGCATCGTCTCGGCGCAGCTCGGCCGTCCCGCGCGCGATGTCGTCGGCATCGCGGCGCGGTGCGTGTGCGGCGCCCCGACCGTGGTGTCGACTGCGCCGCGGCTGTCCGACGGCACACCGTTCCCGACCTTCTACTACCTCACCCACCCGGTGGCGACGGCGTCGATGTCGTTCCTCGAAGCCGCGCAGCTCATGGTCGAGTACACCGAGCTGCTCGAGCAGGACGCCGAGGTCGCCGCGGCGTATCGCGCCGCGCACGAGCAGTACCTCGCCGACCGCGAGCAGTACGGCACCGTCCCCGAGATCGCGGGGGTCTCCGCGGGAGGCATGCCCACGCGAGTGAAGTGCCTGCACGCCTTGGCGGGGCACGCCCTGGCGGCCGGCCCCGGCGTGAACCCGATCGGCGACCTCGCGCTCGAGCGGTCCAACTGGTCGCCCGACGTCTGCCGGTGCCCGGACTACGGCGTCGACGATCTCGACACCGCGGGGTCCGCGTGAGTCGAGGGCCCGATCGCGCGCGAGCGCGCCGTCGGCGAGTCGGATGGCGCGCGGGCCTCAGCGTCGTGCTCGCGACCGTGCTCGCCGTGTCGGGCACGGCGCCCGCACGCGCCGACACGGTGCGCGACCTCGAGTACTGGCTGAACGACTACGGCTTCACGACCGCGTGGAACACCTCGCGCGGCGAGGGCGTGACCGTCGCCATCATCGACACCGGCGTGAACGGCGAGGTCGCCGAGCTGGCGGGCGTCGTGATCGGCGGCACGGATGTCTCGGGCCTCGGCTCCGACGACGGCCAGACCCCCGTCGGCGAGGAGAGCGAGCACGGCACCATGGTGGCGTCCCTGCTCGCCGGGCGCGGCACGGGTGAGGGCAACGGCGTGATCGGCGTCGCTCCGGATGCCGAGCTGCTGACGGCATCCGTCGCGTTCGGACAGGACACGGGCTCCGACAAGACGAACGACGAGCAGATCGCCGAGGCCGTGCGCTGGGCGGTCGACAACGGCGCCGATGTCATCAACATGTCGCTGACCCGCAACACGCGCGACTGGCCCGAGAGCTGGGACGACGCCTTCACCTACGCGTTCGAGAACGACGTCGTGGTGGTGGCCGCGGCCGGCAACCGCGGGTCCGGGACGAGCGAGGTCGGCGCGCCCGCGACCATCCCCGGCGTGCTCGCCGTGGCCGGCGTCGACCGCGAACAGAACGCGAGCTTCGACGCCTCGGCGCAGGGCATCACGCTCGCGGTCTCCGCGCCGAGCGAGGATCTCGTCGGCGTGCTCCCCGACGGGAGCTATGTGCAGTGGTCGGGCACGAGTGCAGCGGCACCGCTCGTGTCGGGCCTCGTCGCGCTGGTGCGGTCGGCCTACCCGGAGCTGGACGCCGCGAACGTCATCAATCGCGTCATCCGCACCGCCGACCCCAAGGGCGAGGAGGTGCCGAGCCCGCTCTACGGCTACGGCATCATCGACCCCGTGGCGGCGCTGACCGCCGAGGTGGAGCTCGTCGAGGCGAACCCGCTCGGCAGCCTCGCCGACTGGATCCGCGTGCACCGGCGCGCGGACCTGCCCGCCGAGGACGGCGGCGGCGACGACGCGCAGGAGATCGTGCCGATCGCCGACCCGCCGCCGCCACGGTCCGACAGCGCCAAGACCCTGCTGCCGACGGCGTGGACGCTCGCGTATATCACGGTCCCGCTCTCGCTGGTCGCGGGATTTGGTACGCTAGCAGCGCTGTTGGGCATCGGCGCCACTCGGCACATCAGGCGGACTTCGCGCACCGGCACGCGCTGACCGCAGTCATCCCAGAACCAAGGAGTGCATTCACCGTGCCCAAGATCCTCATCGTCGGTGGCGGCTACGCAGGCTTCTACACGGCGTGGAAGCTCGAGAAGTGGCTGCGCCCCGGCGAGGCCGAGGTGACGGTCGTCGACCCGCTGCCGTACATGACGTACCAGCCCTTCCTCCCCGAGGTCGCCGCCGGCTCCATCGAGCCGCGTCACTCGGTCGTCGCGCTGCGTCGCCACCTGAAGAAGACCACGGTCGTGACCGCCAAGGTCACCGGCATCGACCACGCCTCCAAGACCGCCACCATCACGCCCGAGATCGGCGAGCCGTGGCAGTTCGACTACGACGTGATCGTCGTCACCGGCGGCGCCGTCTCGCGCACGTTCCCGATCCCGGGCGTGGCCGACCAGGCCATCGGCCTCAAGTCGATCGAAGAGGCCGTCGCGATCCGCGATCGCGTGCTCACCAACTTCGACAAGGCCGCGAACCTCCCGGCCGGTCCCGAGCGCGACCGCCTGCTCACCTTCGTCGTGGTCGGCGGCGGCTTCGCGGGAATCGAGGTGTTCGCCGAGCTCCGTTCGTTCGCGAGCGCGCTGCTCGAGTACTACCCGCAGCTCAGCTTCGACGACACGCACTTCCACCTCATCGAGGCGATGGGCCGCATCATGCCCGAGGTCTCGCTGCCCACGAGCCACTGGGTCATCAAGCACCTCGCCCAGCGCGGCGCCGAGATCCACCTCGACACCCAGCTCACGAGCGCGGTCGACGGCCGCATCGAGCTCTCGACCGGCGAGACGTTCGAGACCGACCTGATCGTCTGGACGGCGGGCGTCATGGCCAACCCGGCGATCGTCCGCACGAGCGACCTGCCCGTCGAGGAGCGCGGCCGCATCAAGGCCCGCGCCGACCTCCGCGTCGGCGACGAGGACGACATCGTGCCCGACGCCTGGGCCGCGGGCGACATCGCCGCGGTGCCCGACCTCTCGGGCGGCGGCGTCGGCGGCTATTGCGTCCCGAACGCGCAGCACGCAGTCCGCCAGGGCAAGCTCCTGGCGAAGAACATCGTCGCCGTCCTCCGTGGCGAGGAGCCGCGCGAGTACTTCCACAAGAACCTCGGCGCGGTCGCCGGCCTCGGTGTCGGCTCCGGTGCCTTCCAGTCGGGCAAGATCGCGATCACCGGTCTCCTGGCCTGGTTCGCCCACCGCGGGTACCACGGCCTCGCGATGCCCACGTGGGAGCGCAAGTTCCGCGTGTTCTGGGGCTGGTGGAACAACTTCTGGCTCCGTCGCGACATCGTCTCGCTCGCCGCGGTGCAGCAGCCGCGCGCCGTGTTCGAGCAGTTCGCCGCGCGGCCGAAGCCCCCGGCCGAGGTCGCCGCACCCGCCGCGCCGGCGAAGGCCGACGCGAAGGCGCTGCCCGCGAAGAAGACGCCTGCGAAGGCCGTCGCGGCCAAGTAGTCGCCCTATGCTGTGACGCGGCGCCGGCCTTCGGGCCGGCCCCGCGGCTCCCGTAGCCCAATCGGCAGAGGCAGGCGGCTTAAACCCGCCAGAGTCTGGGTTCGAATCCCAGCGGGAGCACCTCGCTCGATGCCCTGAGGTCCGACCGGACTCCCGGCTCTCACCTCGATCGCATCCGCCCGGTCGTCGACCAGGTTCCCGCTTCGAAACGGAGACCGCCATCAGCCGACGCCGATGAGCTCCTCGAGATGCTCGATCGGATCGTAGAGTCCAGCGTCGAGGATCCAGGTCTGCAACTGCTTGTCGAAGCCGGTGATGACGGTGATGCCGACGAGCACGAAGAGCACGCCGATGGCACGTCGGAACCACCCGTCGGGGTCGGCGAGCCACCCGAGTCGTCGCACGAGCCCACGTCCGAGGAGCGCGATGAGCAGCAGCATCCCGGCGAGCCCGGCCGCATAGACGATGATGTAGAGCAGGCCCTCCGCGAACGACACGGGGAGCACGGCCGCGATGATCAGCGCATAGGTGGGGCTGCAGCTCGAGAACACCGGGCCGAGCGCTGCGCCGGTCAGGATGTCGCCGGCGACGCTCTGGCGCCTGACCGAGCGGTCGAGCATCACGCCGCTGCGAGCCTGCAGGCGAAGCGCGCCGGAGAGCCGGTCCCACAGGGCAGGGAACAGCAGGTTGGCGCCGAGCAGGATGACGATGCCGCCGGCGACGAGCTGCCACACCTGTGGAGAAATCCCCAGCAGCGCGGTGGTCGCCTTCAGCAGGAGGGTGAACACGATGACGCTCACCGCCAGGGATGCCGCGATCAGGTACGGTCGCGAGCGCGCGCGGCGCTCATCGGCTCCGCGCACGATGGCGCCGCCGACGACCACGGGCAGCAACGGAAGCACGCAGGGCGCCGCGACGGTGAGGACGCCTGCGGCGAAGCTGAGCAGGAGGGACGGCGTCACCGGTGGGCCCCGGTCAGGGAACCGCCGCGACGAGCGACGCGACCGAAGGGTCGTCGTAGAGCACGCTGCTCGAGATGAGCTCGCCGCGATCGTCGACGAACACGACCGTGGTCTGCAGCGTCACTCCGTACTTCTGGCGCAGGTCGGTGCGGCTGTCGTAGTCGACCTTGAACACCGTGAGTCCGTCGGGAGCGCCCAGTGCGCGCAGCTCTTCGTCGAGCGTGCGGCACTGCGGGCACCAGCTCGCGTGGAAGAAGAGCACCTTCTGGCCGGCCGTCGCCTCGATCGCACCATCGGTGTATTCGACGTAGGCGCCCGGTGCCGGAGCGGAAGGTGTTTCCGGGATCGGGGTATCGGCGGCGGGAGGGGTCGAGGCATCCGCGGTCGGCGTCGGCGTGGGCGTTCGCGCGCCCGCCATGCCCGTGCCCGCGGCGTCGGTCGTCGGGGCGGCGCAGCCGGTGAGCGCAAGTACGCCGATGAGCACCGTGACGGCGCTCGTGGATCGTGGGTTCATCGTGGACCGTCCTGCACGAGGGCGGGGTGCCCGTCTCGTCAGCCACGCTAGCCTGCGCCGTGCCTGGGCACCGGCACGCGGGTGGAGACGTCATGGGATCGTAAGGACTTCGACGGCTGGCAGGAACGGCCGCGGCAGGGTGGGACTCGTTGCCGGGCTCGCCGAGTTCGCGGCCGCCGTGTCGGGTCGGGTCGGCTCGGCGACCCTCGGCTCAGGCCTTCACTGACGCGTCGCTGGGGAGCAGCAGGTCGAACCGGCATCCGCCCGGTACGTTGCGAACCGCGACCTCGCCGCGGTGCGCGCTCATGATCCCCTTCACGATGGCGAGTCCGAGTCCTGCCCCGCTCGAGGCGGCGGATTCCAGGGATGGCGTGCGCGCCTTGGATCCGCGCCAGGCGGGCTCGAACACCCGGTCGAGGTCGGCGTCATCGATGCCGCCACCCGCGTCGATGACCGACACCATCGCTCGGTCGTCGACGAGGTCGACCGCGACGGTGATGGGTGAGCCCTCTGGGGTGTGCTGGATCGCGTTCATGAGCAGGTTGCCGACCGCGCGCGACAGCTCGCGCGGATCCGCCATGACGACGAGATCCTGGGCGAGGGGCGCATCCACGCGGATGTCGCGTCCGCGCGACGCCGGTCGAAGGTCGGCGACCGTGTCGCTGACGATATCGGACAGGGACACCTCCTTGAGCGACAGGTGCAGCGCGTCGGAGTCGATCCTGGACAGCTCGAAGAGGTCGTCGACCATGCTCGAGAGCTGGTCGACCTGGATCCGCATCTGCCGGTGGTAGCGCGCGGGGTCGGGCGCAATGCCGTCCTCGAGCGCTTCGGCCATCGCACGGATGCCGGCGAGCGGCGTGCGCAGGTCGTGCGAGATCCATGCGACGAGCTCGCGTCGCGACGCCTCGATGCGGCGTTCGCGTTCGCGCGACTCCGCGAGCCGTGCGCTCGTGGCCACGAGTTCGTCGGCCAGCGCGTTCAACTCGCTGTTCGTGGAGCGGCCGGCGGATTCGATCCGCTCGCCGGCGCCGATCCGGCGCGCCGCGTCCGAGAGGGCGCGGGAGTTCCGTGCGACGACCCAGCCGAGCCCTGCCACGAGCGCGAGCGAGACCACGCCGGAGATCGCCGCGACGGCGACCGCGACGGTCAGGTCGTGCTCCGACAGGTACATCTCGTTGGCGACGCCCACCATGCTCGCGACCACGGAGATCATCGCGGCGAGCACGAGCACGCAGACCTGCACGACGAGCGAGGCGCGCCGCAGCAACACGAGTGCGAGGACGCCGAGTCCGCCGACGACGGCGGACGTGACGATCGCGATCGTGGCGACGGCGAGGAGATCAGGCCATGGCATCGGGGGCACCGCCCATCGTGAACTTGTAGCCGACGCCCCAGACGGTCGTCAGCATGGTGGGGGAGCGCGGGTCGCGCTCGATCTTCTCCCTGAGGCGCCGCACGTGCACGGTCACGGTGGAGAGGTCGCCGTACGTCCAGCCCCATACCGTGCGGAGCAGGTCCTCGCGGCTGAAGACCTGGTTCGGGTGCTTGAGGAGGAACTCGAACAGGTCGAACTCGCGCACGGTGAGGGCGAGCCGCTCGCCGTCGCGGGTCGCGATACGAGCGGACGGGTCGAGCCGGAACTCGCCGTACTCGAGCGGCGACTCGGGCGTGAACTCGTCGAGCGAGCGACGAAGCACCGATTGGACGCGAAGCACGAGCTCGCGCGGCGAGAACGGCTTCGCAAGGTAGTCGTCGGCGCCGGCCTCGAGTCCCGCGATGCGATCCTCCTCGGATCCGAGAGCCGTGAGCATGATCACCGGGGTGGAGGTCCGTTCGCGCAGTCGCCGAAACACCTCGAGCCCGTCGATGCCCGGCAGCATGCGATCGAGCACGATGAGGTCGGGGTCGCTCCGCTCGGCGGCGTCGAGCGCCGAGAACCCGTCGCCGGCCTCCTCGACCACGAAGCCCGAGGCCCGCAGGTAACTGGACGCGACCTCCGCGACCGTGGGGTCGTCGTCGACGAGCAGGACCCGCCGGCCCACGAGATCCTCGTTGCCGACCGGAGGCGGGAGCGCGGTGGACACAACCTCAGGGTACGTCCATCCCCAGGCATGGGCTCGTGGCCTTCGGATCCGTCCGCGTTCCGTAAGACTTGGCCGCCGACCACGACCTGCACATGTCACCCCGCCCGGGATGGGAGACGCCACTCGCTCCTCCCCGGCTGAACGCGTAAGGGAACGGTAAGGGCTCGCCGTGGAGACCCGCGTTCGGCTGAGTTTGACTGCTGGAAGGCCGCCGGAACCGGCGGCGAAGGAGATGAGCAGAAATGGAATCCACCCGAATCCGACCGGGGATCGGCGTCATGACCGTCGCGCTGTTCGCCGCCGGCGCCGTGCTCCTCGGGACGTCGTCGGCGCAGGCCGCAGGCGTCAGCGGCCCCGGCTTCTACGTCGACGGAGTGCAGTACCGCACGGTGGGCACGCCCACAGACCTCACTGGTACAGGCGCACCCGCGAGCTCCTACCAGCCGATCTATGCGTTCCCAGCGGGCACTCAGGTCAATGTCGCCACGGCAGCGCCGGGCGACACGGGCTACCGCGGTGGACGGTGGCAGGTGTACCCGGTGAGCCTGCCGAACGGCTACGACGCGGCGCTCAGCTCTGGTGACCTCGATCACGACGGCGTGCTCGACTCCGATGACGAGGTCCGGGCGGCGGCGACCGCCGGCGACCTGGTCATCGGCGATGCCACGGCATCCTTCGAGTGCCCCGTGATTCCCGTGCCGGCGTCGCATTGACGACACCACGCGCTGACGGCGCACGACATGCTGAGGGCGTGGGCGCCGTCAGCGTGGGCGCCGCGGTCGCTTCGCCCGCTGCTTCGCGGGGACGGTCACGGAACGTGAACGCACCACACCCTCTTGAGCGCACGTGGGTTAGTGACTAACATTATGGGATGGTCTCGCGATACGAGCGGACGCACGCAGCGCTCCAGGCTGCCGCGCTGCGGTTGATGACGCAGCGCGGCTTCGACGACGTGACGGTCGCGGAGATCGCCGCGGCGGCGGGAGTGACGGAGATGACGGCGTTCCGACACTTCGCGGTGAAGGAGGACCTGATCGTCGGTGATCCGTACGACCCGTTGATCGCGGGTGCGATCGCACAGCAGCCGGCCGAGCTGCCGGCCCTCACGCGAGCCGCGCGCGGGCTCGCGGCGGCGTGGGATTCGCTCGATGAGCCCGACATGACCGAGACCCGGCTGCGTGTGCGGCTCGCGGCGACGACCCCTCGGCTCAAGGCCCGGACCGCGGTGGCCAACGAGGTCACCGAGCGGGCGGTGGCCGATGCCCTCGTCGAGGACGGCACCGACTCGACCGTGGCGCGCATCGCCGCCGCGGCGTGCCTCGCCGCCATCACGGCCGCGCTCTTCGACTGGGGGCTCGACGACTCGGCCGGGCCGCTCGGTGCTCGCGTGCGACTGGCGCTCGGCGTGCTCGAGGGGGCATCGTGAGCGGTGGGCGGGCACTGGCACTGCGCGGCGTGTCGAAGCGGTTCGGCACCATCACGGCGGTCGACGGCGTGCACCTCGACGTGGCGGCCGGGGAGATCCACGCGATCGTCGGACTCAACGGTGCGGGCAAGTCGACGCTGATGCGGATCGCGCTCGGCATGCAGGCGCCCGACACGGGCGAGGTCGAGGTCCTCGGCGACCCGTTGCGACATGGCGAGTGCGACGCCTGGGCGCGAGTGGGCCATCTCGTGGAGGCGCCGGTCCCGTACCCCGAGCCCACGGCGAGGGAGAACGTGCTCGTCACCGCACGGCTGCGGGGCTTCAGCCGCGCCGATGCGGCGATCGCGGCATCCGACGCGGTCTCCTTGCTCCGTCTCGACGCCTGGGCGGATCGCCGGACTCACACGCTCTCGTCGGGCAACCGGCAGCGGGTCGCCCTCGCCGGCGCACTGCTCGGCCATCCAGAACTGCTCGTGCTCGATGAGCCGGCGAACACGCTCGACCCCTCGGGCATGGTGCTCGTTCGGTCGATGCTGCAGGATGCCGCCGGCCGCGGGTGCGGCATCCTCGTCTCGAGCCACCACTTCGACGAGGTGGCTCGGGTGGCCGACCGCATCACCGTGGTGCACGCCGGACGCGTCGTGGGTTCGCTGCAGCCCGGGAGCGCCGACCTCGAGCACGCGTTCTTCGAGCTCGTGCTCGCCGCCGATGAGGCGTCCGATGCCGACGACGGGGGTGCGCCCGTATCCGTCCATTCCCGTCGGAGCGGCGACGTCGCTCGCGAGGAGCGTGGAGCATGAGCGCGGCGCTGTGGATCGCGTGGGTGATGTTCCGCCGCGCGATGGTCGTCCGAGTCAGCGGCGGCATCGCTGCCTTCGGCCCACCGGCGGTCGTGCTCCTGCTGCTGCTCGCACCCTCGACCGGAGCCGACGGGCTGAGCGGTGCGAAGATCGAGGCGATCGGCGTCGAGCGCACGTGGTCCTCGTTCATCGAGGCATCCGTCCAGATCTCTTCGGTCGCGCTGCCGCTCGCGGGCGGCATCCTCGTGGCCTGGTGGTTCGGTCGCGAACTCGACGACGGCATGTTCCCGATGCTCTTCGCGAGGGCCGTGCCGCGCCGCTCGATCGCCGCCGCGCGACTCGTGATGGTATTCGCTTGGGGTGCGGTGGTGACGGTGCTCAGCCTTGCCGCGACGCTCGCCGCAGGTGCGCTCCTGGGGCTCGAGGATGCCGCCGGGCTCGTCCCCGCCGCGTGGACCTTCACGGTCGCCGCGCTGCTCACGCTCGCGATCCTGCCCGTCGTCGCGCTCGCGACCAGCGTGTTCCGGAGCACGACGGCGGGATTCGGCGTGTTGATCGGCATCGTCGTGGTCACGCAGCTCGGGATCGCATTCGGCCTCGACGCCTGGATGCCGCTCGCCGTGCCCTCCCTGCTGGCAGGCATC is a window encoding:
- a CDS encoding DUF501 domain-containing protein encodes the protein MTRPPFPPVSERDLRIVSAQLGRPARDVVGIAARCVCGAPTVVSTAPRLSDGTPFPTFYYLTHPVATASMSFLEAAQLMVEYTELLEQDAEVAAAYRAAHEQYLADREQYGTVPEIAGVSAGGMPTRVKCLHALAGHALAAGPGVNPIGDLALERSNWSPDVCRCPDYGVDDLDTAGSA
- the eno gene encoding phosphopyruvate hydratase, whose protein sequence is MAFIEAVGAREILDSRGNPTVEVEVLLDDGTVSRAAVPSGASTGAFEAYELRDGDNDRYLGKGVQKAVDAVLDELGPAIEDLDASDQRVVDAALKEADGTDNKGRLGANAILGVSLAVAKAAADSADLPLFRYLGGPNAHVLPVPMMNIINGGAHADTGVDIQEFMVLPIGAETYSEGLRWGVETYHALKSLLKSKGLSTGLGDEGGFAPDFEHNRAALDFIAEAIGKAGFTLGTDIALGLDVAATEFFENGVYRFEGQDRSAAEMNAYYAELADAYPLISIEDPLAEDDWDGWAELTSTLGSKLQLVGDDLFVTNPTRLADGIGRKVGNSILVKVNQIGTLTETLDAVSLAQRAGYTAVLSHRSGETEDTTIADLAVATDCGQIKTGAPARSERVAKYNQLLRIEEELGEAAVYAGRTAFPRFTA
- a CDS encoding thioredoxin family protein → MNPRSTSAVTVLIGVLALTGCAAPTTDAAGTGMAGARTPTPTPTADASTPPAADTPIPETPSAPAPGAYVEYTDGAIEATAGQKVLFFHASWCPQCRTLDEELRALGAPDGLTVFKVDYDSRTDLRQKYGVTLQTTVVFVDDRGELISSSVLYDDPSVASLVAAVP
- a CDS encoding serine/threonine-protein kinase, coding for MTRRAPLAPHLSGAAFRVGDVPFHGATRGRLRASDLQHPFTAVRSIGLDLDDALGRCLAYEPLLRQGEAFSHETAAALLRLPLPHDSSTVHVLAPPGATRARGRGVVGHAASVAPPVVLHDGLPVVAPAYVWCQLANGSSMYDLVALGDAVVTGLRRGEMRLPALASLDELRDAARGWGSRRGAVTIAEALPRIRVGAESPKETHLRLMLVDAGLPEPMPNPPVRLPSGATVHPDLADRRRRIAFEYLGDIHRTDRRRWQDDLRRRRELTAAGWHVVEVTADDLTWNREAFIAGVRALLGVSAQP
- a CDS encoding FtsB family cell division protein, with the protein product MNAARRPARGSASPTAPATASAPAPARRSRQSVRQVASAWLTGIRFSGFSIIMMGVLVLAVVVLAPSIAEYAEQRQQIAELKADVARQEAAVAELAEERERWNDETFIVTQARERLYYVRPGEVSYLVIDDRAPSGSSSADRAVSAEVTELRGDWMQTLLRSMMTAGLAPAAGSDPSPAPAPEPTDQSADEGN
- a CDS encoding sensor histidine kinase; this encodes MPWPDLLAVATIAIVTSAVVGGLGVLALVLLRRASLVVQVCVLVLAAMISVVASMVGVANEMYLSEHDLTVAVAVAAISGVVSLALVAGLGWVVARNSRALSDAARRIGAGERIESAGRSTNSELNALADELVATSARLAESRERERRIEASRRELVAWISHDLRTPLAGIRAMAEALEDGIAPDPARYHRQMRIQVDQLSSMVDDLFELSRIDSDALHLSLKEVSLSDIVSDTVADLRPASRGRDIRVDAPLAQDLVVMADPRELSRAVGNLLMNAIQHTPEGSPITVAVDLVDDRAMVSVIDAGGGIDDADLDRVFEPAWRGSKARTPSLESAASSGAGLGLAIVKGIMSAHRGEVAVRNVPGGCRFDLLLPSDASVKA
- a CDS encoding cytochrome c biogenesis CcdA family protein, with the translated sequence MTPSLLLSFAAGVLTVAAPCVLPLLPVVVGGAIVRGADERRARSRPYLIAASLAVSVIVFTLLLKATTALLGISPQVWQLVAGGIVILLGANLLFPALWDRLSGALRLQARSGVMLDRSVRRQSVAGDILTGAALGPVFSSCSPTYALIIAAVLPVSFAEGLLYIIVYAAGLAGMLLLIALLGRGLVRRLGWLADPDGWFRRAIGVLFVLVGITVITGFDKQLQTWILDAGLYDPIEHLEELIGVG
- a CDS encoding NAD(P)/FAD-dependent oxidoreductase, whose product is MPKILIVGGGYAGFYTAWKLEKWLRPGEAEVTVVDPLPYMTYQPFLPEVAAGSIEPRHSVVALRRHLKKTTVVTAKVTGIDHASKTATITPEIGEPWQFDYDVIVVTGGAVSRTFPIPGVADQAIGLKSIEEAVAIRDRVLTNFDKAANLPAGPERDRLLTFVVVGGGFAGIEVFAELRSFASALLEYYPQLSFDDTHFHLIEAMGRIMPEVSLPTSHWVIKHLAQRGAEIHLDTQLTSAVDGRIELSTGETFETDLIVWTAGVMANPAIVRTSDLPVEERGRIKARADLRVGDEDDIVPDAWAAGDIAAVPDLSGGGVGGYCVPNAQHAVRQGKLLAKNIVAVLRGEEPREYFHKNLGAVAGLGVGSGAFQSGKIAITGLLAWFAHRGYHGLAMPTWERKFRVFWGWWNNFWLRRDIVSLAAVQQPRAVFEQFAARPKPPAEVAAPAAPAKADAKALPAKKTPAKAVAAK
- a CDS encoding S8 family serine peptidase produces the protein MSRGPDRARARRRRVGWRAGLSVVLATVLAVSGTAPARADTVRDLEYWLNDYGFTTAWNTSRGEGVTVAIIDTGVNGEVAELAGVVIGGTDVSGLGSDDGQTPVGEESEHGTMVASLLAGRGTGEGNGVIGVAPDAELLTASVAFGQDTGSDKTNDEQIAEAVRWAVDNGADVINMSLTRNTRDWPESWDDAFTYAFENDVVVVAAAGNRGSGTSEVGAPATIPGVLAVAGVDREQNASFDASAQGITLAVSAPSEDLVGVLPDGSYVQWSGTSAAAPLVSGLVALVRSAYPELDAANVINRVIRTADPKGEEVPSPLYGYGIIDPVAALTAEVELVEANPLGSLADWIRVHRRADLPAEDGGGDDAQEIVPIADPPPPRSDSAKTLLPTAWTLAYITVPLSLVAGFGTLAALLGIGATRHIRRTSRTGTR